In Bacteriovorax stolpii, a single genomic region encodes these proteins:
- a CDS encoding GH3 family domain-containing protein, whose amino-acid sequence MIRTISHQLIKWYSKKNYEQFCESLKNPKKAQIAILTNLTGISDYKDFKNHFPITNYADWKEGIEKRKVEKPQEHFVPTSGSTHAIKWIPYTKKFKDELWRASGAWIHDLYLRFPDIAKGTHYWSLSWIPEDLRKEHRSNDLDFFAGLEKYLLEQTMTVDESVSTMPTLKESMRENAVSLIEKDVTLISVWSPTFLLELLDLVIADKNFFADRILDFRKKEALKYADKVSPELCKILFPKLALISAWATSSSEYYAQKVKDLFPHVPFEAKGLWATEGVVTIPFQGKFPLAVNSHFYEFEDVETKEIHPGWALKKGMKVTPLLTTGSLFFRYRLNDLLLVSDFFDQTPCLTFLGRIGETDLVGEKISSDLAQKLISNIANKYEISPLSLLAVEGHKPHYRLLVDGVGKLERLDEISDFLEKELLGHFHYKLARELGQLSHVQVEMKEDAYQAYVKYREKMIALKGNIKVEPLVRTRDD is encoded by the coding sequence ATGATTCGCACCATCAGTCACCAGTTGATTAAATGGTACTCGAAAAAAAACTATGAACAGTTTTGTGAATCACTTAAAAATCCAAAAAAGGCTCAGATCGCAATCCTTACAAATCTCACGGGTATTTCTGATTACAAAGATTTTAAAAATCACTTTCCGATAACAAACTATGCCGACTGGAAAGAAGGTATAGAGAAGAGAAAAGTTGAAAAACCGCAAGAACATTTTGTTCCAACAAGTGGTTCAACTCACGCCATCAAGTGGATTCCATACACTAAAAAATTTAAGGATGAATTGTGGAGAGCTTCAGGGGCATGGATTCATGACCTCTACCTTCGTTTTCCCGATATTGCCAAGGGAACGCACTATTGGTCCCTTTCATGGATTCCAGAAGATTTGAGAAAAGAGCATCGCTCAAATGACCTGGATTTTTTTGCGGGACTCGAAAAATACTTGCTCGAGCAGACAATGACTGTTGATGAAAGTGTTTCAACAATGCCAACACTTAAAGAATCAATGCGTGAAAATGCAGTGTCGCTCATTGAAAAAGATGTCACTTTGATTTCCGTCTGGAGTCCGACATTTTTATTGGAGCTATTGGATTTAGTTATTGCAGATAAAAATTTTTTCGCAGACCGAATTCTGGATTTTAGAAAAAAAGAAGCCCTTAAATATGCTGATAAAGTTTCACCTGAACTTTGCAAAATACTCTTTCCTAAATTGGCCCTTATCAGTGCTTGGGCCACGTCGAGTTCAGAGTACTATGCTCAAAAAGTGAAAGATCTTTTCCCTCATGTTCCCTTTGAGGCCAAAGGTTTGTGGGCGACTGAAGGTGTGGTGACGATTCCTTTCCAAGGAAAATTCCCGCTGGCAGTGAATTCTCATTTTTATGAATTTGAAGATGTTGAGACAAAGGAAATTCATCCCGGATGGGCCTTAAAAAAAGGAATGAAAGTAACGCCACTTTTAACGACGGGATCACTTTTTTTCCGCTACCGTTTAAATGACCTGCTTTTAGTGAGCGACTTTTTTGACCAGACTCCATGCCTGACTTTTTTGGGAAGAATCGGTGAAACAGACCTCGTCGGTGAAAAAATCTCCAGTGACCTGGCCCAAAAATTAATCTCAAATATTGCAAATAAGTACGAAATCAGCCCCCTTTCTCTCTTAGCTGTGGAAGGTCATAAACCTCACTATAGACTATTGGTGGACGGTGTAGGTAAACTTGAAAGACTTGATGAGATCAGTGACTTTTTGGAGAAAGAACTCCTGGGGCATTTTCATTACAAGCTGGCCCGCGAGCTAGGACAGTTATCGCATGTTCAGGTTGAAATGAAAGAAGACGCTTATCAGGCCTATGTAAAATATAGAGAAAAGATGATTGCCTTAAAAGGCAATATTAAAGTCGAACCCCTTGTCAGGACCAGAGATGACTGA
- a CDS encoding FG-GAP-like repeat-containing protein, which translates to MTAIAERFKTIYFKIDARYIVTFILFIYNVLGMTILGFNRSWMQVLLTICVGILLHIFYDVLFNKKFYFPLSALTTSLGLCILVNYGHSMLYPLVPIFFAISSKFFFNFRGRHTFNPAMMGVALSLLMASEFISSSPAYQWNGVGAMAIVIVMSALLFFMPKINRGWLVGSFLFVFTLQIILRSILIRHYLPFNTLFFGTITSPSFFLFTFFMITDPMTSPSDRNQQIIVGSSLAILDLLFHLFSSYHTFFYAAFTLGSIRLTWFHFKEARTVGFGKYFVSRFYESGYYKRFITILAIGFGGYFTYQYVLRDTLNKPDVGFVFELQGPEKTGMHFSKGEVLDLVDPRVQHMGKWILGITDGVAVGDFDNDGLIDVFFTSGHKSPADRNSFFKNKGDFHFERFPSEELNFYASDIKRFGIPSNAMFVDFDNDGDLDLYVTYAFGREGTSRMFKNMLKETGKVSFKNVTDEIGLNIYSNSATANFFDMNNDGKLDVIIGNTIATHLPDYPTPTRLDFFELPKAEYEGDKRPFNFMHESWHRSENGTVNYVFTQNANKTFSQLDSKAIGMPETKWTMAIGTADFNQDGFIDIYAANDFGADDFYYNHGGKTFESYRGPYFGTIGKDTYKGMNATIGDFDNNGMTDIQISNVHHQLQAEGNLLFYFYPGKDAFYPEIKDQATYAGALNENRFGWGANAADFNNDGWIDLPQANGMVDDMYDKKFEKCPDYWYINEKIARSSPDIHRYINNWGDIRGTCIHGKEKNRLYVNRGMTKKPQFMDAAEFIGMNQVGNWRGMATADFDNDGHMDLIASSLYRDPLVFKNIPDKDQKNHWLGLRLESVNPECNRMAIGTKIYLTVSEAKEPTKRTKLYFETTLVNGFSAQHDPRVHIGLGKNEIIEELKISWCGQKEKTMTYSDVKIDQYNDLFYDKQKVEKF; encoded by the coding sequence ATGACAGCAATAGCAGAAAGGTTTAAGACAATTTACTTTAAAATTGACGCTCGCTACATCGTAACATTCATCCTGTTTATTTATAACGTTTTAGGGATGACTATCCTGGGATTCAACCGCAGCTGGATGCAGGTCCTACTCACAATCTGCGTAGGGATTCTTTTACATATCTTTTACGATGTTCTTTTCAATAAAAAGTTCTACTTCCCTCTAAGTGCACTGACCACGAGTTTAGGTCTATGTATCCTGGTCAATTATGGCCACAGCATGCTCTACCCGCTGGTGCCAATCTTTTTTGCCATTTCGTCGAAATTCTTTTTTAACTTCCGCGGCAGGCATACTTTCAACCCGGCCATGATGGGGGTTGCCCTTTCACTTTTAATGGCCAGCGAATTCATCTCTTCATCACCGGCCTATCAATGGAACGGTGTCGGCGCCATGGCGATTGTCATCGTTATGTCGGCCCTACTTTTTTTCATGCCAAAGATTAACCGCGGATGGTTAGTTGGATCATTCCTTTTTGTTTTTACTCTGCAAATTATCCTGCGCTCAATTTTGATCCGCCATTATCTGCCTTTTAATACGCTCTTTTTTGGGACGATCACTTCTCCTTCATTTTTCCTTTTCACTTTCTTTATGATTACTGACCCGATGACCAGCCCATCGGATAGAAACCAGCAAATTATTGTCGGTTCTTCCCTAGCGATCCTCGATTTACTATTCCATCTTTTTTCAAGCTACCATACGTTCTTCTATGCAGCCTTCACTTTAGGAAGTATCCGTTTAACATGGTTTCACTTCAAAGAAGCCCGCACTGTTGGTTTCGGAAAGTATTTCGTTTCCCGCTTTTATGAAAGTGGTTATTACAAACGCTTTATTACGATCCTGGCCATTGGTTTTGGCGGGTACTTCACTTATCAATACGTTTTGAGAGACACGCTTAACAAACCAGATGTTGGATTTGTTTTTGAACTCCAAGGACCAGAAAAAACAGGTATGCATTTCTCTAAAGGAGAAGTTCTCGACCTGGTGGATCCTCGCGTTCAACATATGGGCAAATGGATTCTAGGAATCACAGACGGTGTTGCTGTCGGTGATTTTGACAATGATGGACTAATCGATGTGTTTTTTACCAGCGGCCACAAATCTCCCGCTGATAGGAACTCTTTCTTTAAAAATAAAGGTGATTTCCATTTCGAACGTTTTCCATCTGAAGAGCTAAATTTCTATGCTTCAGACATTAAACGTTTTGGGATTCCATCAAACGCGATGTTTGTAGACTTCGACAATGATGGCGATCTTGATCTTTATGTCACTTATGCTTTCGGGCGCGAAGGAACATCGAGAATGTTTAAAAACATGCTAAAAGAAACCGGCAAAGTGTCTTTTAAAAACGTGACTGATGAGATCGGATTAAATATCTATTCAAACTCGGCCACAGCAAACTTTTTTGATATGAATAATGACGGCAAGCTCGATGTGATTATTGGAAACACTATTGCCACTCATCTTCCTGACTATCCAACACCTACTCGCCTGGACTTCTTTGAACTACCAAAAGCAGAATATGAGGGAGATAAACGTCCGTTTAATTTTATGCACGAGAGCTGGCATCGTTCTGAAAACGGTACTGTCAATTATGTCTTCACTCAGAATGCCAACAAGACTTTTTCTCAATTAGACTCAAAGGCCATTGGAATGCCTGAAACCAAATGGACAATGGCCATTGGTACAGCAGACTTCAATCAAGATGGGTTCATTGATATTTATGCCGCTAATGATTTTGGAGCTGATGATTTTTACTATAACCATGGCGGAAAAACTTTTGAAAGTTACCGCGGTCCCTATTTTGGAACAATCGGAAAAGATACTTACAAAGGAATGAACGCAACGATTGGTGACTTTGATAACAATGGTATGACCGATATTCAAATCTCCAATGTTCACCACCAACTTCAGGCCGAAGGGAATTTATTATTCTATTTCTATCCAGGGAAAGACGCTTTCTATCCAGAGATTAAAGACCAGGCAACCTACGCAGGAGCTCTGAACGAAAACCGCTTTGGATGGGGAGCAAATGCTGCTGACTTCAATAACGACGGATGGATCGATCTTCCACAGGCCAATGGAATGGTTGATGACATGTACGATAAAAAATTCGAAAAGTGTCCTGACTACTGGTACATCAATGAAAAGATTGCCCGCTCCTCTCCAGATATTCACCGTTATATTAATAACTGGGGTGATATCCGCGGGACTTGTATTCACGGTAAAGAGAAAAATCGCTTGTACGTTAACCGTGGAATGACTAAAAAACCTCAGTTCATGGATGCAGCAGAGTTTATCGGAATGAATCAAGTTGGAAACTGGCGTGGAATGGCGACGGCCGACTTTGATAATGATGGGCATATGGATTTGATTGCTTCGTCACTTTATCGTGATCCATTGGTGTTTAAAAATATTCCGGATAAGGATCAAAAGAATCACTGGCTGGGATTAAGACTTGAATCAGTCAATCCAGAATGTAATCGCATGGCGATTGGGACCAAGATTTACTTAACTGTTAGCGAGGCTAAAGAGCCGACAAAAAGAACGAAACTTTACTTCGAAACAACGCTGGTCAATGGATTCTCTGCTCAGCATGACCCGAGAGTGCATATTGGGCTTGGAAAAAATGAAATCATTGAAGAGCTTAAGATTTCATGGTGTGGACAGAAGGAAAAGACCATGACTTATTCGGATGTGAAAATTGATCAGTACAATGATTTGTTTTACGATAAACAGAAGGTTGAAAAGTTCTAA
- a CDS encoding polysaccharide deacetylase family protein yields the protein MHTKILFFILSFLTLQNTYANTCKSLNNDPLFKELLSDLKNQNVSCDGIKTHLSFDDGPNEKTSGLILDELNKRNIKATFFITTTNLLPGTPGLKEKQAILARELATGHTVASHGHEHNAYDMRITSSQEAGYTNAQRQEQIKKSMQLLDGATNGQFSGQEFRLFRFPYGRGAMPSQKEIEEMERTKKMVFSGDTYAEKLKEYRRMSPALQQIGEHGFSHIGWNHDSNDSSLPFTMPAENVFKSYVLNNLKNMCSPSVKTKISLFHDIKEVNTRAIPLIADLGQCLGVDFISPKEMMSTATLTNNDVVIKSKAIAQAPVQMADDLGKLINQLSNPGKQCAGAAIEKKVHAQAEKGCYSKYLNKTFGNCEGESSKCFEGKWYGADDPFIMLNCS from the coding sequence ATGCACACAAAGATTCTCTTTTTTATTTTATCATTCCTAACTCTTCAAAACACTTATGCCAACACTTGTAAATCTTTAAACAACGATCCACTTTTTAAAGAATTACTAAGTGATTTAAAAAATCAAAATGTCAGCTGTGATGGTATTAAAACTCATCTTAGTTTTGACGATGGCCCTAACGAAAAAACAAGCGGTCTTATTTTAGATGAATTAAATAAGCGCAATATTAAAGCTACATTTTTTATTACCACAACTAATCTTCTTCCAGGCACTCCTGGTCTCAAAGAAAAACAAGCGATCTTGGCGCGTGAATTAGCGACAGGACATACTGTTGCCAGCCACGGACATGAACACAATGCATACGATATGCGCATTACATCCTCGCAAGAAGCAGGCTACACCAATGCCCAAAGACAAGAGCAGATAAAAAAAAGCATGCAGCTTCTGGATGGTGCAACTAATGGCCAGTTCTCTGGGCAGGAGTTTAGGCTCTTTAGATTCCCCTATGGAAGAGGCGCCATGCCCTCTCAAAAAGAAATCGAAGAGATGGAGAGGACAAAAAAGATGGTCTTTTCTGGAGACACCTACGCAGAAAAGTTAAAAGAATACCGCCGCATGAGTCCAGCGCTTCAACAAATCGGTGAACACGGTTTTTCTCACATCGGTTGGAACCACGATTCAAATGATTCAAGCCTTCCTTTTACAATGCCTGCGGAAAATGTTTTTAAAAGCTATGTTTTAAATAACCTTAAAAACATGTGCTCTCCTTCCGTTAAAACCAAAATCAGTTTGTTTCACGATATTAAAGAAGTTAACACTAGGGCGATTCCTCTGATTGCGGATTTAGGGCAATGCCTGGGAGTGGATTTTATTTCGCCGAAAGAAATGATGAGCACGGCTACTTTAACAAATAATGATGTCGTGATTAAGAGTAAGGCCATTGCTCAAGCGCCAGTGCAGATGGCCGATGACCTGGGAAAATTGATTAATCAGCTTTCGAATCCGGGAAAACAATGTGCAGGGGCCGCGATAGAAAAAAAGGTTCATGCGCAGGCGGAAAAAGGTTGCTATAGCAAGTATCTCAATAAGACATTTGGGAACTGTGAAGGCGAAAGCTCTAAGTGTTTTGAAGGTAAATGGTATGGGGCGGATGATCCGTTTATTATGTTGAATTGTTCATGA
- a CDS encoding S66 peptidase family protein gives MQKEILKPLALKKGSTLGIFTPSSPGYLWNEGLFLNGLENLKKLGFKVKLGRITSQRNEQGYRSGSGEERAEEFMELIKDPEIDGLVSTIGGSNSSSMIPYLDYDLIREKRKFICGFSDVTSLHMAILKFAGLKTIYGPSVMCWFGEWPDGVEESSEWFLDVAIRHKMGQRNIACPTRWSNHKRRWDNDEWRTLPRIWNKNEGWRVLNPGVAKAPILALNLNTLVSAAGTNYWPDINGKILLLEDMEASMSRTERHLRHLSFLGVFDQIAGLVIGKPEFYNQEGAPFGYEQLFMEIIGKRSYPIISNFDCGHCIPMISIPQLSLVHIESKEPAHTHFSFLEGAVE, from the coding sequence ATGCAAAAAGAAATTCTTAAGCCTTTAGCACTTAAAAAAGGTTCTACTCTTGGAATTTTCACTCCTTCTTCTCCAGGTTATTTATGGAATGAAGGCTTGTTTCTCAATGGTCTGGAAAACTTAAAAAAATTAGGTTTTAAAGTTAAACTTGGTCGAATCACTTCTCAGCGAAATGAGCAGGGTTATCGTTCTGGTTCCGGCGAAGAAAGAGCTGAGGAGTTCATGGAGCTTATTAAAGACCCAGAAATAGATGGTCTTGTTTCCACGATCGGTGGTTCTAATTCATCGAGCATGATTCCTTATCTGGATTATGACCTTATTCGAGAAAAAAGGAAATTTATCTGCGGGTTCAGTGATGTTACCTCTCTACATATGGCCATACTAAAATTTGCAGGACTAAAAACAATCTATGGGCCAAGCGTTATGTGTTGGTTTGGTGAGTGGCCTGATGGGGTAGAGGAAAGCTCTGAATGGTTTCTGGATGTAGCTATTCGACATAAAATGGGACAAAGAAATATTGCTTGCCCTACCAGATGGAGCAATCACAAACGGCGTTGGGACAACGATGAATGGAGAACTCTTCCTCGTATCTGGAATAAAAATGAAGGATGGAGGGTTTTAAATCCAGGAGTGGCTAAGGCTCCTATACTTGCATTGAATTTAAATACACTTGTGAGTGCAGCAGGGACCAATTACTGGCCAGATATCAATGGCAAAATTCTTCTTTTGGAGGATATGGAAGCCTCGATGAGTAGAACGGAAAGACATTTACGTCATCTTTCCTTTCTTGGTGTGTTTGATCAAATTGCAGGACTTGTGATTGGTAAACCGGAATTTTATAACCAAGAAGGGGCACCTTTTGGTTATGAGCAACTATTTATGGAGATTATAGGCAAAAGATCTTATCCAATAATTTCTAATTTTGATTGTGGTCATTGCATTCCAATGATTTCAATCCCTCAACTTTCTTTGGTTCATATTGAGTCAAAGGAACCAGCTCATACTCATTTTAGTTTTTTAGAAGGTGCTGTTGAATAA
- a CDS encoding FliA/WhiG family RNA polymerase sigma factor, with protein MSTLSKKLKNLKDYRSTVEPKVKDEIIVEYAPLVKYIAQKIASRLPSNIELDDLISCGVIGLMDAIEKFDPNRDNKFKTYAEFRIRGAILDELRAQDWVPRSIREKAKTVERAYSKLEANLGRPATDEEMCSELGMNQEEFHDLLNKAKSISLLNIDDSASFNKGDKKLISEVMEDHKALNPYTTVSQKDSREKIKEGIMTLPEKQRLVLSLYYYEDLNLKEIGQVLDVTESRVSQLHTQAILKLKAKLRTLFESSEDLAG; from the coding sequence ATGTCAACTCTATCAAAAAAATTAAAAAATCTTAAAGACTACCGTTCAACTGTTGAGCCGAAAGTTAAAGATGAAATCATCGTTGAATACGCACCGTTAGTTAAGTATATCGCGCAGAAAATCGCTTCCCGTCTTCCCTCGAATATCGAGCTGGATGACCTGATTTCATGCGGGGTTATCGGACTAATGGACGCAATTGAAAAATTCGATCCAAACCGCGACAACAAGTTTAAAACATACGCTGAATTCCGTATCCGTGGAGCGATCCTGGATGAACTTCGTGCTCAAGACTGGGTGCCAAGATCAATTCGTGAAAAAGCTAAGACTGTTGAGCGCGCTTACTCAAAATTAGAAGCTAACCTAGGCCGTCCTGCGACTGACGAAGAAATGTGTTCAGAGCTAGGGATGAACCAGGAAGAATTCCACGATTTATTAAACAAAGCAAAGTCGATCTCTCTTTTAAATATCGACGACTCAGCAAGTTTCAATAAAGGCGATAAAAAGCTAATTTCTGAAGTGATGGAAGACCATAAGGCGCTTAACCCATACACGACAGTTTCGCAAAAAGACTCTCGCGAAAAAATTAAAGAGGGGATCATGACTCTGCCTGAAAAGCAAAGACTGGTACTTTCTCTTTATTACTACGAAGACCTTAACCTGAAAGAAATCGGACAGGTTCTGGACGTAACTGAATCGCGCGTGTCTCAGCTTCACACTCAGGCCATCCTGAAGTTAAAAGCAAAACTACGCACGTTATTTGAATCTTCTGAGGACCTTGCAGGATAA
- a CDS encoding AAA family ATPase, with product MLSLKKPNPTDWLVSQNKYQSKKTSLKAKTISVTAGKGGVGKTSVAVKMAKLLAESGYKVLLLDCDTNLSNTVVKLGLPITNYFYELVSAQREFDDCLHKDGNLHLLSGCNGSIDLFNKSLEIDRVIIDILVNHEKDYDYIILDCPAGITKETLTLNAYSDYRFVVVTPDKSSVTDSYSLIKILNKEFGVNDNHLLINKISSESQYQRMIKTLSETVETFLKCRLHILGGVKKEELPDDHFDTVLLHQANNSLHKNFVNIVTRFTDEIEGASGLHDLHYSAQFQQDVRLTV from the coding sequence ATGCTTAGTTTAAAAAAGCCCAATCCAACGGATTGGCTAGTTTCACAGAATAAGTACCAGTCGAAAAAAACGTCTCTTAAAGCTAAAACGATCTCAGTAACTGCTGGGAAGGGTGGAGTTGGAAAAACTTCAGTTGCCGTGAAAATGGCAAAACTTCTGGCAGAGTCAGGATATAAAGTCCTTCTTTTAGACTGCGACACCAACCTGTCAAATACAGTGGTGAAGCTTGGTCTTCCAATTACCAATTATTTTTACGAACTAGTCTCTGCTCAAAGAGAGTTCGATGACTGTCTTCATAAAGACGGAAACTTGCACCTGCTATCAGGCTGTAACGGAAGCATCGATCTTTTTAATAAGAGTCTGGAAATTGACCGCGTGATCATCGATATCCTGGTCAACCATGAAAAAGACTACGATTACATTATCCTTGATTGCCCGGCCGGGATTACAAAAGAAACCCTTACTCTGAACGCTTACAGCGACTACCGTTTTGTGGTGGTGACGCCTGATAAGTCTTCAGTGACGGATTCATACTCGTTAATCAAAATTTTAAATAAAGAGTTTGGTGTTAACGATAACCATCTTCTGATCAATAAAATTTCTTCTGAGTCTCAATACCAAAGAATGATCAAAACCCTGAGTGAAACAGTCGAGACTTTCTTAAAGTGTCGTCTACACATTCTTGGAGGGGTGAAGAAAGAAGAGTTACCTGACGATCATTTCGATACTGTTCTACTTCACCAGGCAAATAATTCCCTTCATAAAAATTTCGTGAACATTGTAACAAGATTCACCGATGAGATAGAGGGCGCTAGTGGTCTGCACGACTTACATTATTCGGCGCAGTTTCAACAAGACGTTCGTTTAACAGTATAA
- the flhA gene encoding flagellar biosynthesis protein FlhA, whose translation MNDFLKKMKIFTQGPDVLAAVGILMILVVMIVPIHPFILDLLLALSLATSVMIMLVALYSKKPLDFSTFPSVLLISTLFRLALNVASTRNILIHGASDGTAAAGELIKSFGEFVVEGNFVVGIIVFIILVIINFMVVTKGAGRVAEVAARFTLDAMPGKQMAIDADLNAGLINDVEAKRRRKEVAEEADFYGSMDGASKFVRGDAIAGILITAVNIIGGIIIGVAQSGMDFSTAAQTFTLLTVGDGLVTQIPALIISTAAGIIVTRSTNDENIGTQVSKQFKVHPKAIYIAAAVLVFFGLIPGLPKLPFFMMGGALAYVANRIEKSNTQEEVAEKAKAVEVTKKANPQNLEELLNMELVELEVGYGLVHLVDTEQNGDLLERITHMRKIFALDWGVIIPSVKIKDNLELKPGGYSVKIKGVQVAKGELMSDYFLAMDPGTVIEKMDGVETTEPVFGLRAVWISEDQKEDAQYNGYTVVDCSTIVATHLTEILKSNLHELFGRQELVRVLDNFKETNPKLVNDLIPEIVNLGIVLRVMKNLLREGVSVRDLRTILETLSEYGSTIKDTEALTEHSRQALFRTITEKIKSDSGDIPLFTLDRNIEESIAQNIIQTDQGHQLSLDPKVTQIILASLNEKIEEATSMGEKMVVLCSPVIRSHFKRLTEKFIPNLVVVSHNELSPDANIRSLGTVRL comes from the coding sequence ATGAATGATTTTTTAAAGAAAATGAAAATCTTCACCCAAGGGCCGGATGTTTTAGCGGCCGTGGGTATCCTGATGATCCTGGTGGTGATGATCGTTCCGATTCATCCATTCATCCTGGATTTATTACTGGCCTTATCTCTGGCAACTTCAGTCATGATCATGCTGGTTGCTCTTTATTCAAAGAAGCCATTAGACTTCTCTACATTTCCTTCAGTCCTGCTGATCTCAACATTATTTCGTCTGGCCTTGAACGTAGCTTCAACCAGAAACATTCTGATTCACGGAGCTAGTGACGGAACGGCGGCAGCAGGGGAACTCATCAAGTCTTTCGGAGAGTTCGTAGTAGAAGGGAACTTCGTTGTAGGTATTATTGTCTTCATCATCTTAGTTATCATCAACTTCATGGTAGTAACAAAGGGTGCTGGTCGAGTAGCTGAAGTTGCTGCAAGATTTACACTCGATGCGATGCCAGGTAAGCAGATGGCGATCGACGCCGACTTGAACGCTGGTCTAATCAACGATGTTGAAGCAAAAAGACGCCGTAAAGAAGTTGCTGAAGAAGCTGACTTTTACGGGTCTATGGACGGTGCTTCGAAGTTCGTACGCGGAGATGCAATTGCAGGTATCTTAATTACAGCGGTAAACATCATTGGTGGTATCATCATCGGTGTTGCTCAAAGTGGGATGGATTTTTCAACTGCAGCTCAAACTTTTACCCTTTTAACAGTGGGTGATGGTCTTGTGACTCAGATCCCGGCCCTGATTATTTCTACGGCTGCCGGTATTATCGTTACTCGTTCAACTAACGATGAAAACATCGGAACTCAGGTTTCAAAACAATTTAAGGTTCACCCAAAGGCCATCTATATCGCAGCAGCGGTACTTGTATTCTTTGGTTTAATTCCGGGACTCCCAAAACTTCCATTTTTTATGATGGGTGGGGCCCTGGCATACGTCGCTAACAGAATTGAAAAATCTAATACTCAGGAAGAAGTGGCAGAAAAGGCAAAAGCGGTGGAAGTTACCAAAAAGGCCAACCCACAAAACCTGGAAGAACTTCTCAATATGGAACTGGTCGAGCTGGAAGTTGGTTATGGTCTTGTTCACCTGGTGGACACGGAACAAAACGGAGACCTTCTGGAGCGTATCACTCACATGAGAAAAATCTTTGCTCTGGATTGGGGGGTCATTATTCCTTCGGTTAAGATCAAGGACAACCTGGAGTTAAAGCCGGGTGGATACTCTGTAAAAATTAAAGGGGTGCAGGTAGCAAAAGGGGAGTTAATGTCTGATTACTTCTTAGCGATGGACCCGGGAACAGTTATTGAGAAGATGGACGGTGTAGAAACTACAGAGCCGGTCTTTGGTTTAAGAGCTGTTTGGATTTCTGAAGACCAAAAAGAAGATGCTCAGTATAACGGATACACTGTAGTGGATTGCTCAACTATTGTGGCGACTCACTTAACAGAAATTCTGAAATCAAACCTTCATGAGCTATTCGGACGCCAGGAATTAGTACGCGTTCTGGACAATTTCAAAGAGACAAACCCAAAATTAGTCAACGATTTAATTCCGGAGATCGTAAATTTAGGGATCGTTTTAAGAGTCATGAAAAATTTACTTCGCGAGGGAGTTTCAGTACGTGATCTACGCACAATTTTAGAGACTTTATCAGAGTATGGCTCTACAATAAAAGACACTGAGGCACTGACAGAACACTCTCGTCAGGCCCTGTTTAGAACCATTACTGAGAAGATTAAAAGTGATTCAGGAGATATTCCTCTGTTTACTTTAGATCGTAATATTGAAGAGTCTATCGCTCAAAATATTATCCAGACGGACCAGGGACATCAATTGTCTCTTGATCCAAAGGTCACTCAGATCATCCTTGCTTCTCTCAATGAAAAAATTGAAGAGGCGACAAGCATGGGTGAAAAGATGGTTGTATTGTGTTCACCAGTTATCCGCTCGCACTTCAAGCGTTTAACTGAAAAGTTTATCCCTAACCTTGTGGTAGTAAGCCACAATGAATTAAGCCCAGACGCTAATATCAGATCACTAGGAACGGTGAGGTTGTAA